The DNA region GTACTCAATGCTTGCTACTGATAGCCTGTTAGCCTGTGTCCTTGAAAATTAACATGCTGCAAGGAGAAAATGGGTAGTTCTGAAGTGTCTTCTATGCCTCAAAGTATAAGGAGTAATTTTCTTTATTGGATGATTAAAAACCTTTGCCCCACTACTATTGCACTGTATGGGGCTGCCATCAGCAGTGACATATTTGCTGTCAGGGCAGAAATGCTTCTTTCAGATGCTGGCCTAAATGCAAATAATTGCTGATTGGTGCTTTTCTGCTGGCAGCGCGATACccttagaaaataaataacttcTGCCACAGGGCCCTCCTTGCTTGGCAGCTGGGTTCACTTGGGTTCCCTCCCCTTCCTCGTGGTGACAGGCACGTGAGCACTGCTTACAGAGAAAGCTTTCTGCAATTCTCCTGGTGTGCCTCATGTTCACATGAAATGCTGTTACTGCTGGGCTGGATATGTGCTTTCTTTGTAAGGGCTTGTCAACCACAAGACCTGTGAAATTGTGCCAGAGAATCAGGAGATCTATTTTAAATTGTTACActaattttctgtgctttcaagGGTGCCCTCACATCACATTTCCAAGTTTCGCCATGCAGGATTGTTCCTTTTCAAATGGATTTGGTGGGGGTGATGGCATTGGGGACTGAGAAAGTTGGTCAGTCCTGTGCTTCTTTGACCTGGGCTTTACTGGAAACTAAAAATTGCCATAAATTATCATTGCAAATACTGGCAACACTAGTGATGAAAAAAAAGTCCACAAACCTTGTTGTGTTATTAAAGGCACTGTTTTCAACATGAAAAGGCTCAAATGTGGAGAAGGAAATGTTTCAGCTCATCTGGGAGGAGAAGTCCAGTTATTTTTTGATGCTGCTGGTGTCCAAAGCACCTCCTGATGCACAGGCGGCACAGCTGCATCAAGGACAGTGGCCCTGAGAGAGATCCAGGGACAGGTTACACACAAGGCTTTATAATACCAAGACTATAAACCTGAAAGAGCAGCTGTGCAACCCACCTCCTGCCTCTCACCAGGTTTTCACACTCAGCAGTGAGAAGTCAAACCTGCATCCCCCAAAGGACACCTGCCTACCTGCAATCCAGTCCTTGCCTCATCACTCTGTCATTACTCAAGCATCAGCCTTTCCCTTTTAAGCTGTACAAATGTTTGTACTGTCTGAGAAGAGATGATTGATGCTACTTTAAAAGCCGTTCCCTCCTCTCACCTCCCCAGTGAGATCAAAGCTTTCACTCCACTGCTTTCTTGAGGCATATTTCATAACAGTGATGATGAACACATAGCAAAAGAAGCACTTTATAGTTCTTTATTTAAACCTTCCAGGTGAACTGGTCCCACATTGATAGATCGGAGCCCTGTTGAAGAATCTTTGTCACTTTATAAAAAAATCTAAGTGAAAATCCTTTTCAGGAAGAGGAGGATCCAATATGAAGCTCTACCTGCAGCACCCATCAGTgttcagccctgcagagcatgGTTTGCACAGGGGTGATGAGTGTGTAggggggcaggggctgtgggaggggagggcaggtAAAAGATGGGCACCAATGAGGGGGTTGGATGCAGGGAATGGGGAGAACATGGTAGGGACACTGCAGAGAGCAAGAGGGAggtgagctgggaggggacagttTGGGTGCTCTCtctcctgcagagcagaaggaaggaacaaaaatgcagtgaggtggcagctttgAACAGCTTTTGACACTTCCCTCCTGCAGGACACCACACTTCCAGCAGATCTGCAAGGCTGAAAGCTGCTGTGCTATCACAAGGGTTGCACCTTCTGCTAGGAGGCAGCATGAGAGTTGTTACCCTGTTCTTGGGTAAAAAACAAGGCAAGCTATTGCAGTATCACTCTGCACTTGTGCTTGACTCTGATCCCACAGATAAAGGCTCTGCCTGCAAACATCTcactaaaaaaacaaaagcttccattaagagaaaaaacaaccaaGCCCAAAACATGAAGACTTATCAAAACACAAGCAGTTACACtacactggaaaatattttgcaaacaCAAGCACACAGTACATTTTTGGAGCATTAACCCAATTCTCCCACCCCCACACAGGACTGTTCCTGAGATGTAAGCAGGTATGATGGTCCAGCAGCACAGTGAACTGCTGGAAGGGAACCACCACAGGCACTacacctgccctgggctggtCCTGGGAGGGTGACTGGGTCAGCACACTCACAACTCATCTCTGGTGACCAAACactctccctgcaggctgcctggccatgggctgcagggctccagcagctggcTCTGGGGGCAGAGGAGCCTGCATggaggagagcagctcctgcaccactCTCCCAGATCACAATTGCTCAGCCAGCCAAAGCAGCCAGACATCAGCTGTCCACAGGCATGACCCCACTCAAAGAAGCGCACCTTGGAGAACATCAGAAAAACCACTATTCCACAGGAAAATTCCCTCCAGGCATTTATTGTTTCTGATTTTGATTGCTGAATTTCACTTAGAAAGATCCTCACTGCCCATGCTGTCAGCTCAGCCTGAGCAGTGTTCCAGGTCAGCAGCACAGGGCGTGCCTGAAATGTTTTTCTATCTGAAATAAACAGGACACATGCAGTGCCACAGGAGTCAGGAACTGAATGCAGCACGGACTGGAACTCAAAGAGATCACTGTTCTGTGTGCCATAGATTAGGCTGGGAAACCAAATATCCTTTGCTCATGCATAACATGCGCAGCACAGTTGCTCCCATGCAACTTTCATGTTACTTTTTCAAGCAGGGCCTGATTCATCACTTTGCTATTCCAATTTTACCTTTCTATGGCAACAATGTCATCAATGTGTAACTGTTTTAAACAAATCATCAATTTgtttaaaacaatgaaaattcaGATTATTTAGTAATGTATATAGCTTGCTGACTGGCTGAGAATATCTAAGGAAGAACGCAGGTATAAAAACGAGCAGACACTATGGATCTCATTCTAATTTCCCTCAATAATAAGTAACATTTTTCTCCATAATTCATTAAAGATTTCAcaatcaataaaataaaataaaattacctgAAACTATTAATTTACAAGTATGAAATAGAATCTTCCTAAATTTTAAGCTTATGGTTTGATATTGCTGTTATTATTCAGCACATGTTTGGTCTTTAGAGAAAGTCTAATGTATAATTGAATAACAATATATCATTCCTGTGCAATTtcccttaatattaaaaaaaaaatcatgtagcctttaattttaaagataCTTTTTCTATGTAACAGCTTGGCCCAAGAATAAAAGCAAAGGACAAAGAATTAAAACCCATGTTCAATATACCTTTTCTAGTATTTCAtgcattaaattttttttggctTGCAAATCTGCATTTATGCATTTGTGCTGAGACAAACCTGACCTACTATATCTGATCTACTGTATATCCAGAGATCCCAAACCTCATCCTCCCTACCTAGCCTTAATTCCCATCAGAGGTGATTTGCTGCCTGCATTTGTCAGCATACCCCATGGAACACTCCTGGGTCTACTGCTGTCTGACACAAGGGAACTGACACATTCTGACTAAATTCAAAGCTTTAGGCAATTTTAAAAAGCTACCATTAATTTATAAGGCATCTTTTGCTTGTTTATTCACCCTAAACTCTATTCTGCATTAAATGGCAAGGTCAAGATGATTGCTTCCTGATGCAGAAGATTAAAAATCTGGAGGTTCAGGATGGATTATTTTTGTTATCATTGTCACTGTCAGTTCACCACTATATTCTGGCACTTGAACAATGTCCCTATGTCAGCAAATGGAGGCAAGCTCAGTTATTCCCAGTTTCCTAGCGCTAGCAGCCTGGAACAGCCTAGCCCTGTGCAGCAGTCTGTGTGGGTTTTCCCTAAAACAGGTTCTAAGGGGCACCTTCTctctgcaggaacagctggCCCAGAGGGCAGCCAGGTGGGACCAGCTCCACTGGCCTCTTGTTTTCAGCATTCTTCAGCCACAGGTCTGCTCCAAAGTCCACCAGCAGCTTCACCAGCTCCACGCTGCAACTCCTGGCAGCCGTGTGCAGAGGGGAGTCCAGGCCCTTGCCGCTGTTCACGTTTGCTCCTGAACAACAGGAGGGGCAAACAACAGTGAGAACACACCCAGGCCTGCACAGCAGCCCATTTGCACTCCCTGCACCAGCTGCTACTTCTCTGAGTAACACACAAGTGCTGGAGcctgcacccagagctgggctccctTACGCTGGGGCTTGGTGCTACAGCTGGCACGAGCACAACTCTCGCTGGCTGAGGAGTGGGGCTGTGAATAGGAAAAAGACCCCAGAGGAATGgtgcagcccagcccaaggGTATCTTGGAGCAAGACAGAGGTGTAGTTCCACCTATGGACCACCTCTGCTTCCCATCTCTTAAAATAAATGCAGGATTTCAATATGCTCTGTACTGGAGGCTTAAGCTTGTGGGATTTCCAAAAAGTATCTGTTAGGGGAAAAATGTGAGGATGGAAAAATTCCAGAGGTCCTTGGTCAAAGAGGGCATAAGCACCCCTGATGAGAGCTCCCCCATTCATTACCCTGGATTAACAGCTCCTAAAACACCCTAAGAAAGGTGAGCTGCAGAAATAATTCAAAACTACAATATTTTTAGAGTACCCATTCCCATATacaggaggcagcagaaaaATTTAGCAGAAAAAATAGTTGCCAAACATTTAATttagattaaattaaaaatatttcaattaatttGTATTTGATTTCTTCCCAAAAAAGGTCACTGTACTAAACAGTGACCTGCTAAAATGTGATATACATAATTCATGATTTGTGCTTGCTTTTTTCTAAAGTAGCTTTGTTGGTCCATCATTTTTGTAACAGCTATGTGGCTACTTTAGGTTATATGGTCCCTTTGGCTAGAAGACCTGCACTACAGTGGATAACAAGAAATGGTTTTGTGTAATTACCCAAGCATTTGTGTGAGGCAAAGGATATCGTGCTGAACCTTCTTCTGTGTTGGAAATGTCTCCCACTTTTTATGAACTCATTGGAAATCAAAACATGTTTGCAGAAATACTATGTAAAGATGGCTGAGTCAATTGTTTTAGGTAAAGAGgaggtaaaaaaaattaaaataaaatgtcttcCAGCTCACTTCAAATAACCACAGCTGCACATGCACAGACACTGGAAAGGACATCTTGTTTCATGCACAGTCAGCCATGTGAAATCCAGGATCACCCATCATTTTGCTGTGAGCTATCAAGCTAAATTCCTCATCCCCCTGCTACCACATTTAACCAGAGCTGCTCTTAGAAGTGAAGCATCTCCTGGTCCCAAAGCAGGAGCTCCCCTAAATCTTTGATGCAAAGATAATCCAAAGATAGATGTTGCAGGAAATGAAAGCACaccattctttatttttgtttttacctGACTCAAGCAGCTTCTTGGCACAGCTCACTTGCTGGCTCTCACATGCTACATAGAGTGGAGTACCCAGGTGCTTGATGTTGTGATCTATATTCACCCCACGGGACGCAAGGAGTTCGACACATTGCACATGACCTTAAAAGGGATAAAGGAAGAGTCAACTCACAGAgatcaggcttttttttttttttttgcagcaaatTCTCTGTTGCAGCAGTGTGGTTTGGCAAAGATTCAATGTTTTGTCAAGAGGTGGTAGTGTAATACTTTGATCCACTCCAATGGATGCAGCCAGCAAAACAGGAGCTGAAAAGCCACATTCAGCACAGCAGGCTAAAGCCTCACATTTTATCTCACTCATTTCAGATGTCTATTGAAGATGAGATTAATCACTCCATGGTTCTCTCCACTCCTTTTGAAGCTATCCAGACATCTCCCTCAAATGTCCACGTTGCAGGCACTGCACGATTTGGACACTGCATTCCCTTCCAGGTGAACTCAGAGGATCTGATAGCTGAGCTGACCTGCCCTTGAGGAGCAACAGGGGTGGGAAGAACTGCACCCCTCATGATGAGACCAATTAGCAAGGCATTTTACATGACCCAGACCAAGATTttctttttgggtttgggtCATGTAAAATGCCTTGCTAATTGGCAATAATAAAGATCTTCTTTATCTCCCTCCTCCACTTCAGCGGTGCTAGGAGCATGGAAAGGAGGCTGATGCTGTGGGGTTACCTCTCTTAGCAGCTTCGTGGATGGGAGATGCCAGGTCACAGGGTGGTTGCAGGCTGGCTCCATGCTCCAGCAGTAAATTCAAGCAAGCCACACTGCCACTGACACAGGAGTTGAACAGGGGTGTGTGCCAGTCAACAGTCACTCCATTCACCTGGGGGAAAATAGCACAGAAATCCAGCAAGACTTTTGTCTTCTTGGTATTTCAGAATTGATGGCAATGAACCAGTTTCTCAGCAGAAAATGGGGGTTTCGATATTCTTTATTTAACTCCATGGCAAAACTCCTCAGTGCTTCTGAAAACTAcaacttttcattaaaatgatcattaaaaaagtcatttttttaattgcccCCAAGTCTctcctactgaaaaaaaaaaaaaccaaaaaccaaaccaaaccaaaccaaaacagaaaaccccccccccaaaaaaaaaacccaaaaaaaccaatcaaaaaaacccaacaccccccaacaccccccccccaaaaaaaaccaaaaactatCAGGGCCACTCCAGGGTCTCTCAGGAGTCTCAGGAGTTACCAAGCTAAATGTATGACCATTTCTCAGTTATCTTAGCTGAAACATACCTACCCATAGCCCTCTCCTGAAACAGTCCATTTTTGGCTGAAAGTGTGCAACCCGtccttattttttatttatttttttccattttttgtcctaacaaaaaaaatgttAGGACAAAAAATTGGAACCTAACATTCCTATGCCTCTACTTAAGATTCTATGTATTGATACCAATAAGATTAATGTGTgcataaaacaaaacacactcTTTACTGCTGCAGAATTATAAACACTTTGCAAGATGAACTTCCCCTTGTCCTTGTGAAAGATGAGAACATCTCATCCTCATCTAAAGAACAATAATAATTGTTGCTTATATCTGTGCTTTTTGGATT from Melospiza georgiana isolate bMelGeo1 chromosome 2, bMelGeo1.pri, whole genome shotgun sequence includes:
- the ASB9 gene encoding ankyrin repeat and SOCS box protein 9: MDDERTDQNTSKLHGAGGQACVAAPGAPRMRDFVSDWSPLHDAAIHGRLLSLKKLIEQGNDVNLVTADQVSPLHEACLGGHAACASVLLKHGAQVNGVTVDWHTPLFNSCVSGSVACLNLLLEHGASLQPPCDLASPIHEAAKRGHVQCVELLASRGVNIDHNIKHLGTPLYVACESQQVSCAKKLLESGANVNSGKGLDSPLHTAARSCSVELVKLLVDFGADLWLKNAENKRPVELVPPGCPLGQLFLQREGPLSLMQLCRLCIRRCFGHQQHQKITGLLLPDELKHFLLHI